The sequence tttacctCGATATGAATCTTCTTAACTATTCGATCAGAATACAGGTAACaatagtatatcgctgttcgctgttcaaaaataataaactacTGTATCTaacacataataaataaaaatgtcttcCCAATTGACGGTTGCGAGAGTACTTGCTTGTTTTCTTAGTGAATTGTTATCCCACAATTCCTTTAGaacatatattaaaagtaaTCCGTGGATTTTAATGAATGATGATGGTTAATCTTAAATTTCTCCAGTTCCATTGTTTCGTCTTCGTCAGAGCAGAAAAGGGAACATAAAGCACAAACTGTTCATTAGACACCTTATGGAACTTTCACCCCAAAAATTTGACAATAAGAGTCggttgaaaaaataattacgATAAAAGAGATTATTTCAGCCTCCGAATTGTGCACTTTCAAATTGTATGAAGCAATATCCAAACAGCACCTGTATATATTCAACAGCTAGCATTTTCtttacaccttatcgctaatcctGGCTGATtcggccgcttgaacttttgacgcgTAGAACAATAACTTTTCCATTGTGgagtcagatattttgttttacgacgtcaaaattttacgggaacctgtttGATATCCTGTAATGGCGGACacatagcgataaggtgtattatagTATCGTTGGTAAAAGTTTACTACAAACGATGATATTAAACATAATAGAAGGCATTCCTGCGACGTTTTACTCTAACAGACTTGAttgtaacaaattttaaaaatggcatTACCAAACCAGACAAATAGCCAACTTGAAACTAACAATGACTGGCCAACACGACGATTGGTAATACTGGAGCAGAATGTGCTTCCCATCATAGCACCAGAATTCACCTTTAATTTAAGATGGAATTTGATATAACCGTCTTTAGttccaaaaatattttgtcttctCTTTGTCTTTCTTATTTTGACATGGCGTTGTTACTTTGAATCACGTGTAATCTTTTGAAAGTCCATGTGTatcatcattatttaaaaaaaatgctatataAATAATGTATCTCTTCCATTATACTAAGCTAATAATTTGATATGTCAGAAATGCGATTCGTGTTCATAGGACTCACAAGTGTGGTCTGATTCAAAATAGTTGGAAGACTAAATAccataaaatgaaacattttatttgttaattacGTTCATACAAAAGACtggatatttatataatatatatgcgTTCTTAGCACTTTATAtgcatattcatatatatacttaaacatatataatatgaaattattatatatttattcatatacatacttaaacatatataatatgaaattattatatatttattcatatagatgcttaaacatatataatatgaaatttattatatatttattcatatacctacttaaaaataaataatatgaaactattatatatttattcttatacataattacatatataattGGCAACTATAACTTATCAAAACAtcacatatattttttctagactaaaatattaaatgagattcatatattgaacatattttaagtaaaattgacACTGGTAATCTAGAGATTTAAAGTTAACATGCAAGAAGAGGATTTTGCAATTTACAAGTAAGACTGCTTACTTGTATAAAGAAGGCAATTCATTGCATTATCCAAAAGATTTCAACATAACaaagtatatttatttaatttttaaggaGAATAagactaatattaaaaaaatatttgaatgatcgtgaattttttatattttacttgcaGCAAGACAACCAGTTTGTTGTCACcgtatatatacacatatatataaataatattttattataataataaacttAATATCATCTAGGTTCTTGCTTTTATTGTTAGAAATGTCGATTACTttgcatatttaattttattttacaatgaaaGGCAATTCATAACAGTAAAACAAATGCCATTTGCTGTAATTTGAGATAAGTaccaatataaataaagaaaatacgagaataaaattgtcattattgtAAACTAATACAATGAAGTGTATCTAAGATTTTTTTACACCAATTACCTGCCCGTCTTTTGACTTAATTACAATGAACTTGGTATAAAATTGTTATATCACAGAGATGCTAAATAACTAACGAGTTTACTTAAGTTATAATTGCATGTGTCATCATATAGATCATATTTTATGgcataagataaaaaaaaaacctttttttattatccttttttaaaagtttaaacatatatctACTTACTGTGTATACTCTCACAAAATAGCGTGCAGAAGATTTGAATAACTCatacatattaaatataatGACATTTCATTAATAAGAATGCAAAGTAAACTTAATGGttacaattttaaatgcatgtatatgtttgtattgaTCTACGTTTTTGAAACATCTGTGTAGGCTGGTGGAGGAGAATTGTATGAGTTGCCTGTAAATGCAGGCTCAGATTGGGTATTAGAGGTATCATTTCCGGTTTGTTGTGACGGATAACCTCCTGTTGGTTGGACTGTAAAGTTTCCTGTTGGTTGATTTGGATAACTGCCTGGTGGTGATGCATAATTTCCAGTTGGTTGTGATGGATACGATGCAGTAGGGGACTGATATTGAGCCATTGATACtagaatgtataaaaaaaagcaaatgcaaatcatttgaatacaaaattaaacaatctttaattatcaaaattacaatgCAACTGAGAGAGACTTGATAATTTAAGTGAAAGAGTGTTAGTCTGAAACAGTcattttagtcttagatgcatgattattttattaattgttaggggctttgaactagctgtcagataactgcgagtactctcagatttgTTTATTGtctctttttgtgtcgggatgtataagtacccggccatgTCCACTTGTATtgttgtccatctgatgagttaagcctttttcaactgatttttatagttcgttcttttgttgtactgttataccactgttccCGCTTAGGgggggatcccgcttacatgtttaattagttagttttctcgtttcaatttttttacattgtcttattggggcctttgataactgactatgcggtatgggctttgcttatcaTTGACCCATAtacgatgacctataattgttaatgtctgtgtccttttggtcatttgtggatagttgtctcattggcaatcataccacaacttcttttttttatattctgatCTTAACAGTATCTTAAAAAGTATCATGAGTTTTTCAGTCATGTTCAGCTTTTCATATGAATTTCATCTATTACGTCAGTGATGTTGATTAGTCTTATAATTCACTGAAAAAGGTAGATGACGTTATATTATATTGCTCAAGTCTTTTAAGACCTgttcagatcaaaataacaatttatatccAAAGTGGTTTACTATAGGTTTAATATCGATAATTCATTATGACAAGACCTACAGCAggataaaattcatttttgaacaAGAGCAATATTTGATTGTCTATGGGTTTCAAACTGTTTTGCAATATATTTAATGCTGTCCTTTTAACAAACtcttttaatcaaattaataaaactatttacacATCGATCCGATCCAAGAAGACAATCTATATTATATGTTGAACAAGCAAAAAGAGGGTTTAGCATGCAATAAAAGTGATCTTACTTCCGGTTCCTGGGTTCATAACTTGTCCAGCTGATCTTCGTCCTCTGCATGTGTAACATATAATAACTCCGACGATAACACAAATTAATATAATGCCACCAACTACACATCCTATTATAATACCTATGGTTCTAAAGTCTGAAAAAGATGTTGTTGGAGATATAACCATCTAGTTTTACAtgtgttaaaatgttaaatacgCTAATAATCAGCTTGTCATTATATTTGTTCAACTGCCGAAACCTacataataaatcaaaaataataatgttattgtaatttaaaaaagtcATCACTTCAAAGATAGAATAAGATACGTTACCAAGCtgacaataatataaaattaacgCCATATAGTGAGCCTAAATTATAGGTATTTACCCCTTTATatgcatgtgtttttttttctgtgcatgaaattaaatataatgcatATTACAAAGTACGAAAGATGGgcgaaaaaatatataccttgatTAAGTGAGAACACATATGACATGTATAATATATCTTGCTAATTAGTAAAGTTTTTCTGctgatttaaaaatatacttaggatgtttatattttctttatatttctgACAGATAACAactagataaaataaataaggccgttatatttctcgtttgaattgctttacattggactattggggccttttaatacctgactatgcggtatgggatttgctaattgttgaaggcctgaAGGTGACCTACAGCATTTAAATTAGACGTTggttttgtctcttgtggagagttgtttcattggctatcatacttatttttttatagataagttTGTGTATAGATGGATTTCTCCAATGATTAAAACAAGGAAATCAAGCACGGTACACAATTTGGAACGCTTTGGTCAAAATTTGTATTCTTAGTGATCTTGAACCTCGGAATCAAAACGGATCGTCCTCTCATCATATGGGACCAATTATGCAGGTTTGATTCCAGTTTGAAACGATAACAAGGTCAGTTTATGCTAAGATATCAACCTTAGAAGCAATGAtaccaaaatcaaaaattgattatCCAATCAATATATTTGACAATAATGCACATTTCGCAAGTTAAGTTCCAAGTGTATTATGTGCCACCGTATTTGTGCAcgtattttagtttattttcaaaaacttcgacattatacttgaaaaaaagttattttataaaCTTGAGTCAAGTCATTTCAAACTCACTGTTGTCCCTTGTGATGACTGTTGTATACATGTTTTgactattgtatttattatgtttgttgGGTTTTTTACTCATCGTTATACACGGAATTTGATGACACTCTCGTATAAGTGAAAGGTTTaccgctataaaaccaggttcaatccacctgTTTCTACTTTtgaaatgcctataccaagtcaagATTATGACAGttcagttgttttccattcgcttttgatgtgttttgtcatttgatttagCAATGTTATTAGGGACTCTCTGGCTGAATTTTCCacgtagttcagtattttttttatgtcacagTTAAATGGTGGGTACAACGCTTATAAAAGTGTTAAACATCGTCGAATTTTTTAATCTTATTGAAAGCCAGGGACCTGTTATTcggtggttgtcatttgtttgcCGTCTGTCgaaaatgtcatttatttataaatcagtAATGGGACATTGGGGCAACAGCAGcagcaaaataaaagaaacaaagtgcaagtttgttttctcgtttacATTGTTTAAAATCTTGTATTGCTGACCACACAATGTTGCGTTTTTAATTGTTGACTGTAGTATGGTGACGTAAGTTGATTACACACACGCCATTTGGAATAAGGTGGAAAGctgtttttttgaaaatcataagatttcatcttttttgtcattaaattgATCAAATGTTGCGCTTTCCTATTTACATACAAGTCTAAAACTTTAAACGCCAATGATGATCATGTATACCTTAGAAACTAACTAAACCTttaatagacttattaagaaggggtatagttacgatactgttgttaggtcattaaagattgcatattttggcgttaatatcgattcacttatagggtctttgtaTCGGAActaaaacacatttaattaaaaaccagttgttggcatgacacgggttatgttcttctcatatatgttatgatggtatgatactaaacccctaacgagaaggattgtgcctgatgttcatatgatgaaatcattatctttcagtcagtttaattgaagtctggagctggcatgtcagttaactgctagtagtctgttgttatttatgtattattgtcattttgtttattttctttggttacatcttctgccatcagactcggacttctcgtgaactgaattttaatgtgcgtattgttatgcgtttacttttctacattggctagatgtatagggggagggttgagatctcacaaacatggtcaaccccgccgcattttagcgcctgtcccatgtcaggagcctctggcctttgctagtcttgtattatttcaattttagtttcttgtgtacaatttggacattagtatggtgttcattatcactgaactagtatatatttgtttaggggtcagctgaaggacgcctccgggtgcggaaatttctggctacattgaagacctgttggtgaccttctgctgttgttttttccatggtcgggttgttgtctctttggcacattccccatttccattctcaattttattatagttaAGTACATGTAAACACATGAGGATTAAAATGGGAATACAACGAAACTAGAAGGCAAGCTAAGTATATGTAAGATACACTGTGCCTCAATTGTTTCCAGCCTAAGCTAGAAATTAGAATTTAATAAAGAAATCTTAAAGGCACGCCAGATCAGAAGCATTGACAACTGtgttaatttaaagaaaatgtaataGGGTTACAGTATATCCGATCAGGTCATTAGGATGACAAAAAGTCAGTACAAGACAACCAACGTTGAGAATAACTTTTCAACAAAGGAAAATTACCTAAGGTACATTGTGTTCTAATAATTAACTTACAATTGTAGGTCATAACAGCATTAATTTGCAGTTTCACTTCAACATTCTGAcgattattgtttttttcagttaaataaatatacatatattcatcTTGTTCTCCACAATATTTCGTTGTCGGTTTGTCATCACATGTATatgtctaaaatatatataataaaatcaataataaaatgaaaacaaacacgACCACCAACCCATCCCTTATCCCTTTAGACACACAAAAACGAAAAAAGAGTAgacaacagtttttttttaaggaagtCTTGATTGtcacatacataatgtacaGTAATAAGTTAACATATTGCAACATGTCtcgtaagcatataattgatattcgtgtatgtgtgtgtgaagtgaagaTGGCAACTGACTGTTTTGTTTGAATACAAATCAACAGGTGAAGAGTCAAGACTACCTGAATGATCTACAGTATCCAATGACTActggctgttttttttttgtacaaatgaataggtcaagactacctgaatGATCTACAGTATCCAATGACTActggctggtttttttttgtacaaataaataggtcATTGTACCTGTTTACCTGTCAAGTTATCTTTAGATACATATGACAAGTTATTGTAGGGTTACTGTCCAGATATAGTTTATTCTTAGGAAAGtatatagtttttgatgatGAGTTATCTTAAATATTAGTATAGAAAGAGAGAACATGTAAATGGCAAAATTGTTCGCCAATTTATCATCGTCAAATAAGTGAAATGCCTGAAACCGAAATTACAAGTGAGCGATGATGAGCTTCTTAGTACAGAAAACTTGTTTAATGAGATGGTGAAATTGATGTCGACATTGTGCATTGGGAATAGTAGACATAAGGTAAGAcgtaaaacattatatttgtgATTGTATTCTAATAATGGCAACATAAttataccactgttcgaaagtcataaatcaattgagaaaatcaaagagctgaaagctctgaagaaaaatgacgccactgtctctaatattgggataatttttatgcaagtcttgattttcacataccgtaattagttaaacaatgcaacatgtatcgtaagcatataattgatattcgtatatgtgtgtgtgtgaagtgaaggtgacaactggctggattttaagacaaatgaataggtcaagactacctgatttgtacaaataaataccgtagaaaggcttgtatatttctcactggtacatagtctgaatccgggtccgttcACTTCCATTCATGTTTGTGCCTACTCATGTTCAtcccctttcactttcacaccctacatgttcgcacccaatctaaattggttttgtgtttaataactctgtaagcaagtgttttcttttaagtataattgttgtcatggtctcaaaataaagagagacagcatttttttttggggttgaataaatcttaatcatgttttggatagcgtattgttaaaaataataataatcctttATAAATACAGTGGTATTTTTTcgacgttttattttgtgttgaataactcttaatcatgttttggtaagtgtattgctataactttgtttcattgactattttcaaaatgaagtgagactctgactatgtttttttctgtgtgttgaataaattttatcatgttttggttatattagtggattgctatattttggtttctatgttttattgtttcattgtttcagatcaaagggaccaagctgttaaaaacaattatcttttgtgttttcctttaaaatcttcaatgttttactcataccaagctataaatacattcagtatttacaccatAATCATTTGGACTGATACATgagatatttgatatttttcagcattattttaaccagttgagcattttacaggattgttggtttaatgctgtttaaactttactgaaaaaaaccaccttaaatttgctaattatttggcatgaaagtttgatttattgaaagggactcatagttttccattttagtttaataattgtctaattgttaaaacaacaattttattttcttaagaaaacctattttccatcatcaaagagaagaagaaactgctttaaaatgattctggaacgcttcatgattgttgaaataagtttaattcacttaaaaaacaattttaaaacttgcgatgtttaaacaggaagtttcaaaagcatgtgtaaaagaagaaattaaccggtgAGAGTGGAAATCCGTACATGACAGATATCACTATAGtacgactttgaaagtaaaacagttcaatccttttgtaaaacagtctttaatatacctatcacattaatgtttgaagggtcttaagcttattcaaaccatataagtcggtatgaaacaacaaaacggaatgaacaataaccgattacgttttatagtttacaaattctaaacTGGTTCCGGTCAGACTTCAACACTTTGTTCGTGTGTAGTGGAATACAAGCAGAAACCAGTTAgtttgtaaaatagtaaatatgaaaCCGAGTGTAAACTGGTTCCTGGCTGATTACTACACAATGATAACACAAGCAGATTCCAGTTTGACGTATGGAAAATAGTAAATACGAAACCAAGCGCGGTAGGCAGAGAAATGTAATAAAGTTCAGGTCGGCAGTAATGGAACAATgactgcgtcattttccaaaaacaaatcctgtttacaaactaaaactgaaggaaacgtattaaatataagagaactacgacacaacagaaacacaacattaaaatgtatcacaaacacagaaacgaactatgatataaTAATGGCCAATTTCCTGATTTGATACAgggcattttaagaaaaaaatgttgggttgaaccttgttttgtggcatgccaaacctcccgctttaatgacaatgtaaattataacattaaaatgacaacattacttgacaggactacaataaaCTTAATGGAAGAAAATAGAGGACAAAGAAACTTAGCTTTAGCAgaacaatttattaattttgtagaACCCACATCTGATTGAAACCACTGGCTAACTAAAATCTACTCACAATATTCGTGAAGGCCAGCTTTTACTGTAGAGTGAATAGTAATCGTCActcatgagttttttttttaataatcctTAATAGTTTTGATCTTATTAATACCTTTAATGGTGTACCATCATAACTCTTCCTGTATGTTAACTCTACTGCACAATCAGGGTCCTCGTACACTAACGGTGTTATACagattttatattcattcatATAGCCGCTATCTCTCCCATTAAACGACATATAATCACACCAGCTGTCTATTTCTTTTTCCCCATAGTATTCAGCAATGAACCGTTCATCCTCATTAACCTTCTCAAGGAGCACAGAACAGTCCTTTCCAAATGTATCTGAATGACAGATGTACATGATTTGTTTTAACGTttcttttctataaataattcaaagtagAAGTTTATTTTAGTTGCTGATAGTTAAAATTTCTCTTTCCAGAAAATGCAATCGAGACAAAATGAGGCACCTCTTACTGAAATAAGTGATGTTATCAATATCAATGTTTAGAGAGGGGCGCATGAATCTTGTCAATTTCGTCTTTTTTTCATTAGTTAGCGATTATGATATTGACAGCAAATATTTTCCAGTTGAATAAACATTAAAAGCTGAAACATACTGTGCAAATTGTGAACTCTAATAAATGACCAGAACTTAAACACGGAAATCTTACATATTTGCACACTGGTTCCACATACTGCTACAATAATATAGAGTAGACATACAGCTGAGATTTCGAGTTTCATcgtatgttctaaaagaaacattatataatattcTTGAAATACATTAAGCAAGGtgttttgattaaaaacaattaacatcTTTCTCTCTTTACATTGTTAAGCAATGTATGGAAATATAGCAAGGAGTAGCCCTGATCAATTTGGTTGTGTTTGTCAATAAGCTTTACACGTGAGTTTGTCTTTTTACAATATActattgacaatatatttaattcattttcttttaattcagtgataaaattttaaactagaggctctaaagagcctgtatCGGCCACCTTGGTCTGTGTGCATATAAGACCCCGTTAATACTAGGACATTTTTATCGATTTAAACTAGACCGGTTCAATTTAGGTTTCATGGCTAGATGTTAACGCTTTGAACCGATCTTTAATCGGTCTAAACTAAAACACCAGAAGAGGTAGTTTAGTTTGAATCGATCTAAAGTAAATCGAAAATAATGTATGCGCATGTATATCGGCAAAACTATCTTAGAGGTTTGTTGTTTAAGCTATATTTCTCTGTAAAAagacctttaaaacaaactaaaaatatgTTGTCTTCGCCGTAGCATAGATTTCCTAAAtctgtgttttcttttcttattttgatttattttctttgctgGAACCGCAGTAGTTCCGGTGTCGTGTTGCATCTTCGTTGCtccagatatttttttcaaaattaaagaaaactgcAGTCACACCAgtatcaaaattttaacttgtgATTTAAGAGAAACAATAACTTAATCCAATTAGTTTGTCAAGtgtgtgtacatgtatcagtGTATCAAcacataaatttgataaatcagttctattttaacacaatgtttacagttttattgGTAAATAAAGTTAGATCGATTGCGTTTTTAATTGTAGTGTGAACGCAGTGGTTCGGATTAGAACGATAGCGATCGTTATTATTGAAGATAATGTGAAAGCTAACTGGTTTTATTGAGCTCGATTCAAATTAGATTGCTAGTGTGAACAGGGtcttaaacaaaggacacagatagattaattcatgacaaaattgtgttttgatgatgttgatgtgtttgtaaatcttactttactgaatattcttgctgcttacaattgtcgctatctataatgaacGTTGTCCAAtagtaatttacaaaatttatgaaaattataaaaaaaatgattataataaagggcaataactccttaaggggtcaattgaccattttgatcatgttgacttatttgtaggtcttactttgcggtataatattgctgtttacagtttatctctatctacaataatattcaagataataatcaaaagctgcaaaat is a genomic window of Mytilus trossulus isolate FHL-02 chromosome 1, PNRI_Mtr1.1.1.hap1, whole genome shotgun sequence containing:
- the LOC134694127 gene encoding uncharacterized protein LOC134694127 isoform X5; this translates as MSFNGRDSGYMNEYKICITPLVYEDPDCAVELTYRKSYDGTPLKTYTCDDKPTTKYCGEQDEYMYIYLTEKNNNRQNVEVKLQINAVMTYNYFRTIGIIIGCVVGGIILICVIVGVIICYTCRGRRSAGQVMNPGTGISMAQYQSPTASYPSQPTGNYASPPGSYPNQPTGNFTVQPTGGYPSQQTGNDTSNTQSEPAFTGNSYNSPPPAYTDVSKT
- the LOC134694127 gene encoding uncharacterized protein LOC134694127 isoform X2 yields the protein MKLEISAVCLLYIIVAVCGTSVQIYTFGKDCSVLLEKVNEDERFIAEYYGEKEIDSWCDYMSFNGRDSGYMNEYKICITPLVYEDPDCAVELTYRKSYDGTPLKTYTCDDKPTTKYCGEQDEYMYIYLTEKNNNRQNVEVKLQINAVMTYNYFRTIGIIIGCVVGGIILICVIVGVIICYTCRGRRSAGQVMNPGTGISMAQYQSPTASYPSQPTGNYASPPGSYPNQPTGNFTVQPTGGYPSQQTGNDTSNTQSEPAFTGNSYNSPPPAYTDVSKT
- the LOC134694127 gene encoding uncharacterized protein LOC134694127 isoform X3, which gives rise to MKLEISAVCLLYIIVAVCGTSVQIYTFGKDCSVLLEKVNEDERFIAEYYGEKEIDSWCDYMSFNGRDSGYMNEYKICITPLVYEDPDCAVELTYRKSYDGTPLKTYTCDDKPTTKYCGEQDEYMYIYLTEKNNNRQNVEVKLQINAVMTYNYFRTIGIIIGCVVGGIILICVIVGVIICYTCRGRRSAGQVMNPGTGISMDQYQSPNASYPSQPTGNYAPPPGSYPTQPTGNYTVQPTGGYPSQQTGNDNSNTQSEPAFTGNSYNSPPPAYTDVSKT